CTCCCCCAACGAGAAATTTAGAAAACCCCGATCCTGTTGCCGCTGGTATCGACCTCGTTCACCAATCTGCGCGACCCATTCTCATGGAACATGCCATTTCCAACGGGTTCGGCTTTGGCGGCGTTAATTCAAGTGTCGCTTTCCGGCGATGGTAGTAACTATATTCATCATTCATCTCGGACGGAAGTTTCCAAGCGATTCGGTTTGCGTTACATCGGCAACAGCCATAAACTGAACAAGTGAAATGAGCGGTATCCTGCCGGGCAGGATACCGCCATTCACGAGCCTGCGATGACGGGTGCGCCGTATGGGTGACAGCCGTCCTGCCAATCGCCGGTTAGACGACTGACGACCTCTCGACAGGAACGTCACGGGAGCGAAGTAGCGCCAGACCCGTTGATACCAGCACCGCCATCGTCATCGCGTAGAAGATCAAGGGCCATGTAGTGTCGCCATTCAACAACGTCACCGCCAATGTTCCGACGATGCTGACGATCAGACTTTGGATGCAGAAGTAGAACGCGACTGCCGATCCTGCGAAGTCATCGAACTTTGCAAGTGCGCCGTTGGCGGTAACGGACACCGTAACAACAATGCCGATCGCCATAACCCACATCGGTAGGATGAAGGTGAGGAATGACGGCGAGCCGTAGAGTTCGCCGACCCCCAACAGGGCCGCTCCGCAAATGAGCAAAGCCATCCCGCGCGCCACGCATCCGGCAATGCCCCATCTTACGACAAAGGACTTCGCGAAACGCGTTGTCACGATCATGACGAACGCGACAGTGGCAAAGGTCAAGCTGAACCCGATCTCCGAATAGTCCGCTTGGCCTATGAGCACGCGGGGGGCTGTCGAGAAGAAGACAAAGAAGGTCCCCATGCCGGCGCTAAAGCCGACCGTATAAACCCAAAAAGCTGGACTCGCGAAGATCGGCAGTACGGATCGGCGCGTCTTTGCTTCATCCAACGGGCGGGTTTCGTGCCATCTGAAACCGGCGTTCAAGAGTGCAGGCAACGCAAGTGCGGCCAGCGTGACGAATATCGCTCGCCATCCGAAAAACTCGCCGATCAACGCTCCAGCGATGGGACCAAGGGCGGGGACGAAGGCCAGCATCGAACTGAAAAGACCGTAGATGACGACACCCTCGGGGCGGCTGGCATAAACGTCGCGAACCGTCGCGAACGTCGCCACCAACCCCGCCGACGCTCCGACCGCTTGTAGCAAGCGAAACGCGACGAAGGCTGCGGCCGTTGACGACCATGCCGCTCCGAGAGAAGCGACGATGAAAAGCGCCCCGCCCGCAAGCAAGATCGGCCGTCGCCCGATGCGATCCGACATTGGGCCAAAGATCACCTGCCCCACGCCGAGCATAACCATGTAGAGGCTCAACGTGAGCTGGATTATGGATGGCGTCGTGTTCAGGATGCCGGGCATCGCTGGAACGACGGGGAGATAAATATCCATCGCCAGTGACGCGAGGATGTCGAAGGGAGCCATCAGCAGCAGGGCTGCCGGCAACGTATAGGCCCACGCAGGGCGTGTGATAGTCATGACGAATCAACCGCTCGATTAAGGATTCCGGGCGGCGTCTGCTCATCAACAATCAGATTGGGATTGGTCTTACAGAACGCCGCAACAACAGTGTTTGTTGTTGCGGCTTACTTGTCTGCTGACTTAGCGGTTCCCATGCTGATAGCTCCACACTTGGCAATCTATCTCCTATCCGAATAGCGCCGGTGTCGCAACGCCGTTTCAGGTACTCTAAAGTCCCAACCCCCTTTGCCGCCCCAACTGCCACGACACCGAGCCGCCTTGCACAACGCCCATAACCTCCCGGCCAAGCTGGCGGTCGATGACGGGCCGCCAAGGGACAAGGGTGAACTCATGCGCCTTCTCGACGATAGCGAACTTACCGCTGGTGATCTGCACGGTGCCGGTGAACTTGCCGCTGACGTTCTCGCCGTCCGTGGCGGCACGGAACGGCAATCCCTTGCTCTCGGCCATCTCCGCGCCGACGCGGGCAACCTCGCGCTCGCGCAAGGTGGCGAGAAGGCTGCGCCGATAGAATATGCGGCCGTTCCGCGCTCGGGTGGCGTCGCCCTGTTCGATATGATGCTCGCGGCGCTGGTCCATCGCCTCGCGTACCTGCTGGCCGAAACCGACCGACGCAAGGTCGGCGGTTTCACCATGGATCAATCGCCGGTCCAGCCATGTCGCGCCGTCCGATCCGATCTGCTTTTCCAGACCGACCGGGGACAGGACGCGAACGCTGGCCTGCCGGTCGCGGCCGGCGTCATAGACGGCGGCGCGGCTAACCAGGTCATCGGGGATGCGCCATTGGTCGGCGTCGATGCGTTCGACGATCCCGGCCCGGCGCAGCG
The nucleotide sequence above comes from Desulfovibrio aminophilus. Encoded proteins:
- the floR gene encoding chloramphenicol/florfenicol efflux MFS transporter FloR, whose product is MTITRPAWAYTLPAALLLMAPFDILASLAMDIYLPVVPAMPGILNTTPSIIQLTLSLYMVMLGVGQVIFGPMSDRIGRRPILLAGGALFIVASLGAAWSSTAAAFVAFRLLQAVGASAGLVATFATVRDVYASRPEGVVIYGLFSSMLAFVPALGPIAGALIGEFFGWRAIFVTLAALALPALLNAGFRWHETRPLDEAKTRRSVLPIFASPAFWVYTVGFSAGMGTFFVFFSTAPRVLIGQADYSEIGFSLTFATVAFVMIVTTRFAKSFVVRWGIAGCVARGMALLICGAALLGVGELYGSPSFLTFILPMWVMAIGIVVTVSVTANGALAKFDDFAGSAVAFYFCIQSLIVSIVGTLAVTLLNGDTTWPLIFYAMTMAVLVSTGLALLRSRDVPVERSSVV